The proteins below are encoded in one region of Carettochelys insculpta isolate YL-2023 chromosome 32, ASM3395843v1, whole genome shotgun sequence:
- the LOC142004944 gene encoding olfactory receptor 6B1-like, with the protein MEQENHTRVREFILVGFPTILELQVLLFVVFLTMYLLTLLQNMVIIALIWTDLHLHKPMYFFLSHLSFLEAWYISVTVPKLLVNLLMVNKSISFLGCMVQLYFFLALAGTECALLAVMAYDRYVAICNPLRYSTIMSHRLCLQLAVGSWLTSFLMSTLNVFFIAQLSYCGPNVINHFFCDISPLLNLSCFDMTVAEMVDFVFALVVLLIPLSITVTSYICIIGTILRIPTAQGRRKAFSTCASHLTVVIIFFSAAFFMYARPQRIHSFDLNKLVSVVYTIATPMLNPFIYCLRNQEVKGALRGMLGVKSADPKVSSSDH; encoded by the coding sequence ATGGAGCAGGAGAACCACACCCGAGTGCGGGAGTTCATCCTTGTGGGATTCCCAACcatcctggagctgcaggtgctgctctttgTGGTGTTCCTCACCATGTACCTGCTGACTCTCCTGCAGAACATGGTCATCATCGCCCTGATCTGGACCGACCTCCACCTCCACAagcccatgtacttcttcctcagTCACCTCTCCTTCCTGGAGGCTTGGTACATCTCGGTCACCGTCCCAAAGCTGCTGGTGAATCTCCTGATGGTGAATAAGAGCATCTCCTTCCTGGGCTGCATGGTCCAGCTCTACTTCTTCCTTGCCCTGGCGGGCACTGAATGTGCCCTCTTAGCtgtcatggcctatgaccgctatgtggccatctgtaaCCCACTGCGATACTCAACCATCATGAGCCACCggctgtgcctgcagctggcGGTGGGCTCCTGGCTGACCAGCTTCCTCATGTCCACACTGAACGTCTTCTTCATCGCCCAGCTGTCGTACTGTGGCCCCAACGTCATCAACCACTTCTTCTGCGACATCTCCCCATTGCTCAACCTCTCCTGCTTTGACATGACAGTGGCAGAGATGGTGGACTTTGTCTTTGCCTTGGTCGtcctcctcatccccctctccATCACTGTCACCTCCTACATCTGCATCATCGGCACCATCCTGCGCATCCCCACcgcccagggcaggaggaaggccttctccacctgcgcctcccacctcactgtggtCATCATCTTCTTCTCAGCCGCCTTCTTCATGTACGCCCGGCCCCAGAGGATCCACTCTTTCGACCTCAACAAGCTCGTGTCCGTGGTGTACACCATTGCCACCCCCATGTTGAACCCCTTCATTTACTGCCTGAGGAACCAGGAGGTGAAGGGGGCATTAAGAGGGATGCTGGGTGTCAAGAGTGCTGACCCCAAGGTCTCCAGCAGTGACCACTAG
- the LOC142004945 gene encoding olfactory receptor 6B1-like: MEQENHTRVWEFILVGFPTILELQVLLFVVFLTMYLLTLLQNMVIIALIWTNLHLHKPMYFFLSHLSFLEAWYISVTVPKLLVNFLVVNKSISFLGCMVQLYFFLALACTECALLAVMAYDRYVAICNPLRYPTIMSHRLCLQLAVGSWLTGFLMSILKVFFIAQLSYCGPNVINHFFCDISPLLNLSCSNMTVAEMVDFVFALIILLIPLSVTVTSYMCIIGTILRIPTTQGRRKAFSTCTSHLTVVIIFFSATLFMYARPQRIQSFDLNKLVSVVYTIATPMLNPFIYCLRSQEVKGALRRMLGVKSADPKVSSSDH; the protein is encoded by the coding sequence ATGGAGCAGGAGAACCACACCCGAGTGTGGGAGTTCATCCTTGTGGGATTCCCAACcatcctggagctgcaggtgctgctctttgTGGTGTTCCTCACCATGTACCTGCTGACCCTCCTGCAGAACATGGTCATCATCGCCCTGATCTGGACCAACCTCCACCTCCACAagcccatgtacttcttcctcagTCACCTCTCCTTCCTGGAGGCTTGGTACATCTCGGTCACCGTCCCAAAGCTGCTGGTGAATTTCCTGGTGGTGAATAAGAGCATCTCCTTCCTTGGCTGCATGGTCCAGCTCTACTTCTTCCTTGCCCTGGCGTGCACTGAATGTGCCCTCTTAGCtgtcatggcctatgaccgctatgtggccatctgtaaCCCTCTTCGATACCCAACCATCATGAGCCACCggctgtgcctgcagctggcGGTGGGCTCCTGGCTGACCGGCTTCCTCATGTCCATACTGAAGGTCTTCTTCATCGCCCAGCTGTCGTACTGTGGCCCCAACGTCATCAACCACTTCTTCTGCGACATCTCCCCATTGCTCAACCTCTCCTGCTCTAACATGACAGTGGCAGAGATGGTGGACTTTGTCTTTGCCTTGATCAtcctcctcatccccctctcTGTCACTGTCACCTCCTACATGTGCATCATCGGCACCATCCTGCGCATCCCCAccacccagggcaggaggaaggccttctccacctgcacctcccacctcactgtggtCATCATCTTCTTCTCAGCCACCCTCTTCATGTACGCCCGGCCCCAGAGGATCCAGTCTTTCGACCTCAACAAGCTCGTGTCCGTGGTGTACACCATTGCCACCCCGATGTTGAACCCCTTCATTTACTGCCTGAGGAGCCAGGAGGTGAAGGGGGCATTAAGAAGGATGCTGGGTGTCAAGAGTGCTGACCCCAAGGTCTCCAGCAGTGACCACTAG